A window from Telopea speciosissima isolate NSW1024214 ecotype Mountain lineage chromosome 8, Tspe_v1, whole genome shotgun sequence encodes these proteins:
- the LOC122670598 gene encoding transcription factor MYB1R1-like translates to MSRCCSQCGNNGHNSRTCAETAGGDGGGFMLFGVRVTEGSNSNSLNNSMRKVVSMNNLSQYEQPHDPNADLASGYASDDVVHSSAGHRERKRGVPWTEEEHRLFLLGLQKVGKGDWRGISRNFVKTRTPTQVASHAQKYFLRRSNLNRRRRRSSLFDMTPDTFMGSGNEEEQILQENTTQADLPPPPINCNMGFPVPAYPMTLTGSSGSNDTPTKLVRPTPVIPVPPSSRMADLNLNQNSPVDSSPLSLKLSTSPDQQQSSRHSAFQAMPNFNAGDLDSNGGSIISVA, encoded by the exons ATGTCGCGTTGCTGCTCTCAGTGCGGCAATAACGGCCACAACTCTCGCACTTGCGCCGAAACCGccggtggagatggtggtgggtTCATGCTTTTCGGTGTACGAGTCACCGAAGGTTCCAACTCCAATTCCCTCAACAATTCTATGCGTAAAGTCGTCAGTATGAACAACCTCTCGCAATACGAACAACCTCACGATCCTAACGCCGATCTTGCCTCTGGCTACGCCTCTGACGATGTTGTCCACTCTTCCGCCGGCCATCGCGAGCGCAAGAGAG GAGTTCCATGGACAGAGGAAGAACACAGGCTTTTCCTACTAGGTTTGCAGAAGGTTGGGAAGGGAGACTGGAGAGGTATTTCTAGAAACTTCGTCAAGACTCGTACGCCTACACAGGTCGCTAGCCATGCCCAGAAGTACTTCCTCCGGCGAAGCAACCTCAACCGGAGACGTCGCCGATCTAGCCTCTTTGACATGACCCCCGATACG TTCATGGGATCGgggaatgaagaagaacaaatcCTCCAGGAGAACACAACTCAGGCAGACTTACCACCACCGCCGATAAACTGCAACATGGGTTTTCCGGTGCCGGCATATCCAATGACGCTTACTGGAAGCAGCGGTAGCAACGATACTCCTACGAAGCTAGTCCGTCCGACACCTGTGATACCGGTTCCTCCTTCGTCGAGAATGGCGGATCTTAATCTGAACCAGAATTCACCCGTAGATTCTTCACCACTATCTCTTAAGCTTTCCACATCACCCGATCAGCAGCAATCGTCGAGGCACTCTGCTTTCCAGGCTATGCCAAACTTTAACGCCGGCGATCTTGATTCCAATGGTGGAAGCATTATCAGTGTTGCCTGA